From one Synechocystis sp. PCC 6803 substr. PCC-P genomic stretch:
- a CDS encoding DUF721 domain-containing protein, which yields MPTLPHFGLGFGEMAGEFPPPREHTMGLNNLEQLLGRLGRSPGWEQLRRYQLVKEAWQKVIDPRFHDCTKPLGIQREVLTVAVISPALAQNLQLQRINLLAQLNRELPEPLADLRFSPLHWHQQHSGKPPEASAPMPRPAPPSPGDRREKVTSATEALDQWLTTLKRRAEVLQPCPQCGSAVNPGEIERWGRCSVCARQPWQEIFSQSRPEKDGSH from the coding sequence TTGCCTACTTTACCCCATTTCGGTCTAGGCTTTGGGGAGATGGCCGGGGAATTTCCACCGCCAAGGGAGCACACCATGGGCTTAAACAATCTTGAACAATTACTGGGCCGCCTGGGGCGATCGCCAGGGTGGGAACAACTGCGCCGTTACCAATTGGTCAAAGAAGCTTGGCAGAAGGTGATTGATCCCCGTTTCCATGACTGTACTAAACCTCTAGGTATCCAGCGGGAGGTACTGACAGTGGCGGTTATCTCCCCAGCTCTGGCCCAAAATCTTCAACTCCAACGCATTAATCTTTTGGCCCAACTGAATCGAGAATTACCGGAGCCCTTGGCTGATCTGCGCTTTTCCCCTCTCCATTGGCATCAACAACATTCAGGGAAACCACCAGAAGCTTCTGCCCCCATGCCCCGTCCTGCCCCTCCCTCCCCTGGCGATCGCCGAGAAAAAGTCACTAGTGCGACAGAAGCACTGGATCAATGGCTGACAACTTTGAAAAGACGAGCCGAGGTTTTGCAACCCTGTCCCCAATGCGGCAGTGCCGTCAATCCAGGGGAAATCGAGCGTTGGGGCCGCTGTAGTGTCTGTGCAAGGCAACCCTGGCAGGAAATTTTTTCCCAATCCCGGCCGGAAAAGGATGGAAGTCATTAG